The Candidatus Accumulibacter similis genome has a segment encoding these proteins:
- a CDS encoding DNA-3-methyladenine glycosylase 2 family protein, with the protein MTPLYWQQASAELALADPVLGSLVERFAGMALVSRGDPFVTLLRSIVGQQISVKAADSVWARLQAAVPELTPESVLASTRDGLRGCGLSARKAEYVIDLARHFASGQIDVSQWSRMGDGELVAELTRVRGIGVWTAEMFLIFNQLRPDVLPLDDLGLQRAVAIHYYAGERPPRRVLVEHGERWRPWRSVATWYLWRSLDPLPVEY; encoded by the coding sequence CTGACCCCCCTTTACTGGCAGCAGGCGTCCGCCGAGCTGGCGCTGGCCGATCCGGTTCTCGGCAGTCTCGTCGAGCGCTTCGCCGGCATGGCACTGGTTTCGCGCGGTGATCCCTTCGTCACGCTGCTGCGCTCGATCGTCGGCCAGCAGATCTCGGTCAAGGCGGCCGACAGCGTCTGGGCGCGCCTGCAGGCGGCGGTGCCGGAACTAACGCCGGAAAGCGTTCTCGCCAGCACGCGCGACGGCTTGCGCGGCTGCGGCCTGTCGGCGCGCAAGGCCGAGTACGTCATCGACCTTGCCCGGCACTTCGCCAGCGGGCAGATCGACGTCAGCCAGTGGTCGCGGATGGGCGACGGCGAACTGGTGGCCGAGCTGACGAGGGTTCGCGGCATCGGCGTATGGACCGCCGAGATGTTCCTGATCTTCAACCAGTTGCGACCGGATGTCCTGCCGCTCGACGATCTCGGACTGCAGCGCGCGGTGGCGATCCACTATTACGCCGGCGAACGGCCGCCGCGGCGGGTGCTCGTCGAGCATGGCGAGCGCTGGCGTCCGTGGCGCTCGGTCGCCACCTGGTATCTCTGGCGCAGCCTCGACCCGCTGCCGGTCGAGTACTGA
- a CDS encoding universal stress protein, with protein MFQHILLPTDGSQLSRDTAERAVSFAKAANATITALYAKPLGNTDNIGDLVEPAVLDHLVAGSDGKSKEYLGFIRKLCKEAGVECTTLSVASDSPWEAIVNVAEDNDCDLIFMSKHGRGGLTSLLLGSETYRVLTHSSIPVLVYRPPEVDASRRKAKEKAREKERKRA; from the coding sequence ATGTTCCAGCATATCCTGCTGCCGACTGACGGCAGTCAACTGTCACGCGACACCGCTGAACGCGCGGTGTCTTTTGCCAAGGCGGCCAATGCAACGATCACCGCCCTCTATGCCAAGCCACTGGGCAACACCGACAACATCGGTGACCTGGTGGAGCCAGCCGTCCTCGATCACCTGGTGGCGGGTTCCGACGGCAAGTCGAAGGAGTATCTCGGCTTCATCAGGAAGCTGTGCAAGGAGGCGGGGGTCGAATGCACGACGCTTTCGGTGGCCAGCGACTCGCCCTGGGAGGCGATCGTCAACGTCGCCGAGGACAACGATTGCGACCTGATATTCATGTCCAAGCATGGCCGCGGTGGCCTGACATCGCTGTTGCTCGGCAGCGAGACCTACCGCGTGCTGACCCATTCGAGCATTCCGGTTCTGGTCTACCGCCCGCCCGAGGTCGACGCGAGCCGCCGCAAGGCCAAGGAGAAGGCCCGGGAGAAGGAACGGAAAAGGGCCTGA
- a CDS encoding CHAD domain-containing protein, protein MGMETELNLSLTPGVASRLARHRLLTDAKPIRERVVKTYYDTPDQRLRRERVVVGYRKQGRQWLSSVKRVSPAEGLSAGRRHWVTSGSLGDLDFSHVDDGSLREWLESLREELRPAFTTSFTRSAWVLEPRDGVRIELALDRGWIEAEGRRQPICEVGLELLAGGVADLFSTAGELQAELALHPEPASKFQRGYGVLADQELQVVKAAPVETDAAMTVTAGFRTIALACLKHLQSNEKGVCESDNPEFVHQARVAIRRLRSAIRVWKPRLPMAFVADFDPLWQALARQLGETRNWDVFLAETLPTIVAAFPACPQAAELAHYAGRRCAVSRQVAASTLGSGEYSRLLLDFTAAVLALPEREGRRLEVFAPRCLDKRARKVWQLAQEALTSDATARHRLRVAYKRLRYALEFFAPLFPGELLRNYHLSASGLQEMLGQLNDLAVARELIDEALPGDPGDRIRCWLETRSDGLLPQLEGLLGEFYGQRVPWQPHS, encoded by the coding sequence ATGGGCATGGAAACCGAACTCAATCTTTCACTGACGCCCGGCGTTGCCAGCCGCCTCGCCCGACATCGTCTGCTGACCGATGCCAAGCCGATTCGTGAGCGGGTGGTCAAGACCTACTACGACACCCCCGACCAGCGTCTGCGCCGGGAGCGGGTGGTCGTTGGCTACCGCAAGCAGGGGCGCCAATGGCTGTCGTCGGTGAAACGCGTGAGTCCAGCGGAAGGGCTGAGCGCCGGACGTCGCCATTGGGTGACGAGCGGCAGCCTCGGCGACCTGGACTTCTCGCATGTAGACGATGGCTCGCTGCGCGAATGGCTCGAGTCCTTGCGCGAAGAACTGCGACCCGCGTTCACGACGAGCTTCACACGCAGCGCGTGGGTGCTCGAGCCGCGCGACGGCGTGCGCATCGAACTGGCACTCGATCGCGGCTGGATCGAGGCGGAGGGCCGGCGGCAGCCGATCTGTGAGGTTGGCCTCGAACTGCTTGCGGGCGGTGTTGCCGACCTCTTCTCGACCGCCGGCGAGCTGCAGGCCGAGCTTGCGCTGCATCCGGAGCCAGCGAGCAAGTTCCAGCGGGGTTACGGCGTGCTTGCCGACCAGGAGTTGCAGGTCGTCAAGGCAGCGCCAGTGGAGACCGACGCCGCCATGACCGTGACCGCCGGCTTTCGCACGATCGCGCTGGCTTGCCTCAAGCACCTGCAGAGCAACGAGAAGGGTGTCTGCGAGAGCGACAACCCGGAGTTCGTCCACCAGGCGCGGGTTGCCATCCGTCGGCTGCGTTCGGCCATTCGCGTCTGGAAGCCACGACTGCCGATGGCTTTCGTGGCCGACTTCGATCCGCTCTGGCAGGCGCTGGCGAGGCAGCTCGGCGAAACGCGAAACTGGGACGTCTTTCTTGCCGAGACCCTGCCGACGATCGTTGCAGCGTTCCCTGCATGCCCGCAGGCCGCCGAGCTGGCGCACTACGCCGGCCGCCGCTGTGCAGTCAGTCGTCAGGTTGCGGCCAGCACGCTGGGTTCGGGCGAGTATTCGCGCCTCCTGCTCGACTTCACCGCAGCCGTTCTCGCATTGCCCGAGCGCGAAGGTCGCCGGCTGGAAGTCTTTGCTCCCAGGTGCCTGGACAAGAGGGCGCGGAAAGTCTGGCAACTCGCGCAGGAAGCGCTGACCAGCGACGCGACCGCGCGTCATCGTCTGCGTGTGGCGTACAAGCGACTGCGCTATGCGCTCGAGTTCTTCGCGCCGCTGTTTCCCGGCGAGCTGCTGCGCAACTACCACCTCTCGGCCAGCGGTCTGCAGGAGATGCTCGGCCAGCTCAACGATCTGGCGGTGGCGCGTGAGCTGATCGATGAGGCGCTCCCCGGCGATCCGGGGGATCGCATCCGGTGCTGGCTGGAGACGCGCAGTGATGGTCTGCTGCCGCAGCTCGAGGGGCTGCTTGGTGAGTTCTACGGGCAGCGGGTTCCCTGGCAACCGCATTCCTGA
- a CDS encoding DUF47 family protein, whose translation MSNAAATASTSLTRRILHRVFPKVPNFFALLAEQSAQVGHSAALLVDYMGSGTSEVAKRIVDAEYEGDRLKVRNLTLLNEAFSTPIDREDLHRAIINLDEIINSCKTIVVEMDSDVLALKADKYCLEMAVCLKDGAEAVAAGYGRLASDPKAGRADAEKSDRAVRSLTRTHRRALAELFNDDDFRNIFRRKEIYNQLLRAGDRLNICNSTLLDIVVKLC comes from the coding sequence ATGTCCAACGCCGCCGCTACCGCCTCAACCTCGCTCACCCGCCGCATCCTGCACCGTGTCTTTCCGAAGGTACCCAACTTCTTTGCGCTGCTCGCCGAACAGAGTGCGCAGGTGGGCCACAGCGCAGCTCTGCTCGTGGACTACATGGGCTCCGGCACCTCCGAAGTCGCAAAGCGGATCGTCGATGCCGAGTACGAGGGGGATCGACTCAAGGTGCGCAACCTGACACTGCTCAACGAGGCTTTCTCGACACCGATCGACCGCGAGGATCTGCACCGGGCGATCATCAACCTCGACGAGATCATCAACAGCTGCAAGACGATCGTCGTCGAGATGGACTCGGACGTTCTGGCGCTGAAGGCCGACAAGTATTGCCTGGAGATGGCAGTCTGCCTGAAGGATGGCGCCGAGGCCGTGGCGGCGGGCTACGGCCGCCTGGCGAGCGACCCGAAGGCGGGCCGCGCCGATGCCGAGAAATCCGACAGGGCGGTTCGCAGTCTGACGCGCACCCACCGTCGTGCTCTCGCCGAACTGTTCAACGACGACGACTTCCGCAACATCTTCCGTCGCAAGGAAATCTACAATCAGCTGCTGCGCGCCGGAGATCGTCTCAACATCTGCAACAGCACGCTGCTCGACATCGTCGTCAAGCTCTGCTGA
- a CDS encoding CHRD domain-containing protein, which translates to MRTRSWQSCFLAATLSLASTLASATVYTYAADLGPEAPGATGSGIVKLKFDDATNDLSIYAGFAGLSGVTTVAHIHCCTAAAGTGTVGVAVTPGTLPGFPGGVSAGAYSALIDLDLATSFTAAFVNNFGGGTVAGARTALFAGLDAGTAYFNIHTNAFPGGEIRAFPERVPEPASLLLGAMGIGALVLTRCGRRRL; encoded by the coding sequence ATGCGCACACGTTCATGGCAATCCTGTTTTCTGGCGGCAACCCTGAGCCTGGCTTCCACCCTGGCCTCGGCCACCGTATACACCTACGCCGCGGATCTCGGTCCGGAAGCCCCGGGCGCCACCGGTTCAGGCATCGTCAAGCTGAAGTTCGACGATGCGACCAACGATCTGTCGATCTACGCCGGCTTTGCCGGTCTTTCGGGTGTCACGACGGTCGCGCACATCCACTGCTGTACGGCTGCGGCAGGCACTGGGACGGTCGGCGTGGCAGTGACCCCGGGGACGCTGCCCGGCTTTCCTGGGGGCGTATCGGCGGGAGCCTACTCGGCGCTGATCGACCTCGACCTGGCGACCAGCTTCACCGCCGCGTTCGTCAACAACTTCGGTGGCGGGACCGTTGCCGGCGCGCGCACTGCGCTGTTTGCCGGCCTCGATGCCGGCACGGCGTACTTCAACATCCACACCAACGCTTTCCCGGGTGGCGAGATCCGCGCCTTCCCCGAGCGCGTCCCAGAGCCCGCTTCGCTGCTCCTCGGCGCCATGGGCATCGGAGCGCTGGTGCTGACCCGCTGCGGGCGGCGCCGCCTCTGA
- the ppc gene encoding phosphoenolpyruvate carboxylase, which translates to MPEDPNIDKDVPLRDDIRLLGRILGDTLRAQEGEANFELVERIRVSAIRFHRDDDSSARQELTAILDSLSRQQTQTIVRAFSYFSHLANIAEDQHHIRRSRAHLIAQSPAHEGSLAHALQRAEMAGIDAARLRSFFDAASIVPVLTAHPTEVQRKSTLNAQREIADLLQQRDRCQPTPEEQDALDEGLRRAVLGLWQTRMLRNTRLLVLDEVINGLSYYDYTFLRQLPRLYDWLEDHLATTHAGLRNAELPAFMRLGSWIGGDRDGNPFVTAEVTRETLRLQSVRALRFHLDEVHALGAELSLADGLISVSEALQGLAARSPDSSVARADEPYRRALTGVYARLAATARRLDGVEPERHAVGEAAPYADADEYAGELDILHRSLVANGSALLARGRLRELRRAARVFGFHLASLDLRQNSEVHERVVGELLETAMPGTAYRERDEAGRVALLLAEIGSARPLASAHLEYSEETRDELEIFRTAAAAQQAYGAEAIENYIIAKTDGVSDLLEVALLLKECGLLLPSAQTLAVNIVPLFETIPDLRNCPRIMDELLSLPTYRQLLRSRGDLQEIMLGYSDSNKDGGFLTSGWELYKAEIALVEVFARHGVKLRLFHGRGGSVGRGGGPSYQAILAQPGGAVQGRLRVTEQGEVIASKYSNPELGRRNLEIVAAAVLEATLLAPPDAAPRAHYLETMEALSQSAHRAYRSLVYETAGFERYFWESTVISEIAHLNLGSRPASRRKSTAIEDLRAIPWVFSWAQCRLLPGWYGFGSALRDFLAAHADGLQVLQQMYREWPFFRTLLSNMDMVLAKSDLAIAARYAELVGDPALRAAIFPRLQAEWQATVDGLLAISGQSRLLADNPLLARSIRHRFPYLDPLNHLQIELIKRLRAGSEDEHVKRAIHLTINGIAAGLRNSG; encoded by the coding sequence ATGCCCGAGGACCCCAACATCGACAAGGATGTTCCGCTGCGCGACGACATCCGGCTGCTCGGCCGCATCCTTGGCGACACGCTGCGCGCGCAGGAGGGCGAGGCGAACTTCGAGCTGGTCGAACGCATCCGCGTCAGCGCCATCCGCTTCCATCGTGACGATGACAGCAGCGCTCGCCAGGAGCTGACGGCAATTCTCGACAGCCTCTCGCGCCAGCAGACGCAGACCATCGTCCGCGCGTTCAGCTATTTCTCGCACCTGGCGAACATCGCCGAGGACCAGCATCACATCCGTCGTTCACGCGCCCACCTGATCGCCCAATCGCCAGCGCACGAGGGCAGCCTCGCGCACGCGCTGCAACGTGCCGAAATGGCAGGCATCGATGCGGCACGGCTGCGCAGCTTCTTCGATGCGGCGTCGATCGTGCCGGTGCTCACCGCGCACCCGACCGAGGTGCAGCGCAAGAGCACGCTAAACGCCCAGCGCGAGATCGCCGACCTGCTGCAACAGCGAGACCGCTGCCAACCCACCCCCGAGGAACAGGACGCACTCGACGAGGGACTGCGGCGCGCCGTTCTCGGACTCTGGCAGACGCGCATGCTGCGCAACACGCGCTTGCTGGTCCTCGACGAAGTGATCAACGGACTGTCGTACTACGACTACACATTCCTGCGCCAGTTGCCGCGCCTCTATGACTGGCTCGAGGATCATCTGGCGACAACGCACGCCGGACTGCGCAACGCCGAACTGCCGGCATTCATGCGCCTGGGAAGCTGGATCGGCGGCGACCGTGACGGCAATCCCTTCGTCACGGCAGAGGTGACGCGCGAAACGCTGCGTCTGCAATCGGTGCGCGCGCTGCGCTTCCATCTCGACGAGGTGCACGCCCTCGGCGCCGAGCTGTCGCTCGCCGACGGCCTGATCAGCGTCTCCGAAGCGCTGCAGGGACTGGCCGCGCGCTCGCCGGACTCTTCCGTCGCCCGCGCCGACGAACCGTACCGACGCGCGCTGACCGGTGTCTATGCACGCCTGGCGGCGACGGCGCGCCGCCTCGACGGCGTCGAGCCGGAGCGACACGCGGTTGGCGAAGCGGCGCCCTACGCCGACGCCGACGAATACGCCGGCGAGCTCGACATCCTCCACCGCTCGCTGGTCGCCAACGGTTCGGCGCTGCTGGCACGCGGCCGCCTGCGCGAGTTGCGGCGTGCGGCGCGAGTCTTCGGCTTCCACCTGGCGTCGCTCGATCTGCGGCAGAACTCGGAGGTGCACGAACGCGTCGTCGGCGAACTGCTGGAAACGGCGATGCCGGGCACCGCCTACCGCGAACGTGACGAAGCCGGGCGCGTCGCTCTGCTGCTGGCGGAGATCGGCTCGGCACGGCCGCTCGCCTCGGCACACCTGGAGTACTCCGAGGAGACGCGCGATGAACTCGAGATCTTCCGTACCGCCGCGGCCGCGCAGCAGGCCTACGGTGCCGAGGCGATCGAGAACTACATCATCGCCAAGACCGACGGCGTCTCCGACCTGCTGGAAGTGGCCCTGCTGCTGAAGGAATGCGGCCTGCTGCTGCCGTCAGCACAGACCCTGGCGGTGAACATCGTTCCCTTGTTCGAGACCATTCCGGATCTGCGCAACTGCCCGCGTATCATGGACGAACTGCTGTCGCTGCCCACCTACCGCCAGTTGCTGCGCAGCCGCGGCGACCTGCAGGAGATCATGCTCGGCTACTCCGACAGCAACAAGGATGGCGGCTTCCTGACCTCGGGATGGGAACTGTACAAGGCAGAGATCGCCCTCGTCGAGGTCTTCGCGCGGCACGGGGTCAAGCTGCGCCTTTTCCATGGCCGCGGCGGCTCGGTGGGCCGCGGCGGCGGCCCGAGTTACCAGGCCATCCTCGCCCAGCCCGGCGGCGCCGTGCAGGGCCGGCTGCGGGTCACCGAACAGGGTGAGGTGATCGCCAGCAAGTACTCGAATCCCGAGCTCGGCCGGCGCAACCTGGAGATCGTCGCCGCCGCCGTTCTCGAAGCCACCCTGCTCGCCCCGCCCGACGCCGCGCCACGCGCGCACTATCTCGAGACGATGGAAGCGCTGTCGCAGTCGGCGCACCGCGCCTATCGCTCACTGGTCTACGAGACCGCAGGCTTCGAACGCTACTTCTGGGAATCGACGGTGATCTCCGAGATCGCGCATCTGAACCTCGGCAGCCGGCCGGCCTCGCGCCGGAAGTCGACCGCCATCGAGGATCTGCGGGCGATCCCGTGGGTTTTCAGTTGGGCGCAGTGCCGCTTGCTGCCCGGCTGGTACGGCTTCGGCAGCGCGCTGCGCGACTTCCTCGCGGCGCATGCGGATGGCCTGCAGGTGCTGCAGCAGATGTATCGCGAGTGGCCCTTCTTCCGCACCCTGCTGTCGAACATGGACATGGTGCTGGCCAAGAGCGACCTCGCGATCGCCGCGCGCTACGCCGAGCTGGTCGGCGACCCGGCCCTGCGCGCGGCCATCTTCCCCCGCCTGCAGGCCGAGTGGCAGGCCACGGTCGACGGATTGCTGGCGATCAGCGGGCAAAGCCGACTGCTCGCCGACAACCCCTTGCTCGCGCGCTCGATCCGCCACCGCTTCCCCTACCTCGATCCGCTGAATCACCTGCAGATCGAGTTGATCAAGCGCCTGCGCGCCGGCAGCGAGGACGAACACGTCAAGCGGGCGATTCACCTGACGATCAACGGCATCGCCGCCGGCCTGCGCAACAGTGGTTGA
- a CDS encoding OmpA family protein, translated as MNPHCRITGQPRWLGRWLLPAVASLGLIACQVPPQRDVAQTAVPPAAAPAPIAFDNAVLKAANELLSRVPLPPTSGQRLALLIDPLVDGVTGSQSLATRSMEQRIVDLVRRDYPQLEVQAFSSSNLAGQPLVLVGTFTPINNAAGQPTGDRDAFRICLALADLKTGKVISKGVARASPDGVKTTPLPFDADSPAWTRDAAIDGYIRTCQGSKAGDPINPVYAARIMVAALLNDAGNAYNGRRYHESLELYRRALNTAGGDQLRAHNGAYLAAWKLKRRDEATLAFARLVDYGLANRQLALKLLFRPGSTQFIADAQISGPYPLWLNQIARRSAQNRACLEIVGHTSRSGPEPINQRLSVLRAQAIKDRLDSAEPLLVKRTVASGVGSRENLVGTGSDDAGDALDRRVEFRVIDC; from the coding sequence ATGAACCCTCACTGTCGGATCACCGGTCAGCCGCGCTGGCTCGGCCGCTGGCTGCTGCCCGCAGTCGCCAGCCTGGGGCTGATCGCCTGCCAGGTGCCACCGCAACGTGACGTCGCGCAAACGGCGGTGCCGCCAGCCGCCGCGCCTGCGCCGATCGCCTTCGACAACGCCGTACTCAAGGCTGCCAATGAGCTGTTGAGCAGGGTGCCACTGCCGCCGACCAGCGGCCAACGGCTGGCACTGCTGATCGACCCGCTGGTGGACGGCGTGACCGGCAGCCAGTCGCTCGCCACCCGGTCGATGGAACAGAGGATCGTCGACCTGGTGCGTCGTGACTACCCGCAACTCGAGGTCCAGGCCTTCAGCAGCAGCAACCTCGCCGGCCAGCCGCTGGTGCTTGTCGGCACCTTTACGCCGATCAACAACGCCGCCGGCCAGCCGACCGGCGACCGCGATGCCTTCCGCATCTGCCTCGCGCTTGCCGACCTGAAGACCGGCAAGGTCATCAGCAAGGGCGTCGCCCGCGCCAGCCCCGACGGAGTGAAGACGACGCCATTGCCCTTCGACGCCGACAGCCCCGCCTGGACCCGCGACGCGGCGATCGACGGTTACATCAGGACCTGTCAGGGCAGCAAGGCGGGCGACCCGATCAATCCGGTCTATGCCGCACGGATCATGGTGGCAGCGCTGCTCAACGACGCCGGCAACGCCTACAACGGCCGTCGCTACCACGAATCGCTCGAGCTTTACCGGCGCGCCCTCAACACCGCCGGTGGTGATCAACTGCGCGCGCACAACGGCGCATACCTGGCGGCCTGGAAGCTGAAACGACGTGACGAAGCGACCCTGGCCTTTGCCCGGCTGGTGGACTACGGTCTCGCCAATCGCCAGCTCGCCTTGAAGTTGCTCTTTCGCCCGGGTTCGACCCAGTTCATCGCCGATGCACAGATCAGCGGCCCCTACCCCCTGTGGCTCAACCAGATCGCACGGCGCAGCGCACAGAACAGGGCCTGCCTCGAGATCGTCGGCCACACCAGCCGCAGCGGCCCCGAGCCGATCAACCAGAGGTTGTCGGTCCTGCGGGCGCAGGCGATCAAGGACCGTCTCGACAGTGCCGAGCCGCTGCTCGTCAAACGCACGGTTGCCAGCGGCGTCGGCTCACGTGAGAACCTCGTCGGCACCGGCAGTGACGATGCCGGCGACGCCCTCGACCGTCGCGTCGAGTTCCGGGTGATCGACTGCTGA
- a CDS encoding SLC26A/SulP transporter family protein — MLVALPSAIAFGVTIYAAIGPSYAGLGALAGILGATALGLVAPAFGGTNRLITAPCAPAAAVLSAFAIELVQHGVAAPSIVLMLTALGLVSGVVQLLLGFMGIGSLIKYIPFPVVSGYLTGVGLIIIGSQIPKFLGAPSGTSWWRTLISPELWQWQSALIGLVTAGVMLGAPLLTRVVPAAILGLLAGVLSYFGLASMDESLLLMEGNKMIIGPLGGTASSMLEAITGRWQEIGELKLSQIGSLLGTAFTLAVLLSIDTLKTAVVLDALTRGRHDSNRELVAQGLGNVASACAGGMPGAGQMGATLVNLASGGRTRVSGVVEGVLSLVAFLALGSFIAWIPVGALAGILIVVGIRMIDRHSLHLLESPWTLLDFMVIVAVVVVAVGYSLIAASGVGIALAMFLFIREQLSSTVIRRKLDGGSRYSKRVRLRHEMELLEAQGHQTAILELQGSLFFGTKDQLYTALEPELARRRFVVLDMRRVQSVDVTAVHLLSQIRDSLIERDAFLIFSSLSHVLPNGRNIAEFFDQMELTRMTEHVKVFPELDDAIEWIEDQILGQSPAQDPTVAALELNDLELFRDHKEETLIDLEACLERRTIDKGGKVYAFGDPGNELYLIRRGAVRITLPANGEASGHHALTYGRGDFFGGMAFLSQMTRFNDATALEETELFVLQREQFEKLREEHKRLACHLVEAVAKVLALRLRYSDKELMAMQE, encoded by the coding sequence ATGCTGGTCGCGCTGCCATCGGCGATCGCCTTCGGGGTCACCATCTACGCTGCCATCGGTCCGAGCTACGCTGGCCTGGGCGCGCTGGCGGGGATCCTCGGGGCGACCGCCCTGGGGCTGGTGGCGCCGGCCTTCGGCGGCACCAACCGGCTGATCACGGCGCCATGCGCACCGGCAGCGGCAGTTCTGTCGGCCTTTGCCATCGAACTCGTGCAGCACGGTGTCGCGGCGCCGTCGATCGTCCTCATGCTGACCGCCCTTGGCCTCGTGTCCGGGGTCGTGCAGTTGCTTCTCGGCTTCATGGGCATCGGTAGCCTGATCAAGTACATCCCCTTCCCGGTCGTCAGCGGCTACCTGACCGGCGTCGGACTGATCATCATTGGCAGCCAGATTCCGAAGTTCCTGGGCGCGCCCAGTGGCACCTCGTGGTGGCGGACGTTGATCTCGCCCGAGCTCTGGCAGTGGCAGAGCGCACTGATCGGGCTCGTCACGGCAGGGGTGATGCTCGGTGCGCCGCTGCTCACGCGCGTCGTGCCGGCGGCGATCCTCGGGCTGCTGGCCGGTGTGCTGAGCTATTTCGGCCTGGCCTCGATGGACGAATCGCTGCTGCTGATGGAAGGCAACAAGATGATCATCGGTCCGCTCGGTGGCACGGCCTCGAGCATGCTCGAGGCGATCACCGGCCGCTGGCAGGAAATCGGCGAGCTCAAGCTGAGCCAGATCGGCAGCCTGCTCGGGACAGCCTTCACGCTCGCGGTACTGCTGTCGATCGACACACTGAAGACGGCTGTCGTTCTCGATGCCCTGACGCGGGGTCGCCACGACTCCAACCGGGAACTGGTGGCGCAGGGCCTCGGCAACGTTGCCTCGGCGTGCGCCGGTGGCATGCCGGGCGCCGGGCAGATGGGCGCGACGCTGGTCAATCTGGCGAGTGGTGGCCGGACCCGGGTGTCGGGCGTCGTCGAAGGTGTCCTGTCACTGGTCGCCTTTCTCGCTCTCGGGAGTTTCATCGCCTGGATCCCGGTGGGAGCGCTGGCGGGCATCCTGATCGTCGTCGGCATCCGGATGATCGATCGGCATAGCCTGCACCTGCTCGAGTCGCCATGGACGCTGCTCGACTTCATGGTGATCGTTGCCGTGGTCGTGGTCGCCGTCGGCTACAGCCTGATCGCCGCCTCGGGCGTCGGCATTGCCCTGGCGATGTTCCTCTTCATCCGCGAGCAGCTGAGCAGTACGGTGATCCGTCGCAAGCTCGATGGCGGCAGCCGCTACTCGAAGCGGGTGCGCCTGCGTCACGAAATGGAGTTGCTCGAAGCCCAGGGGCATCAGACGGCTATCCTCGAGTTGCAGGGCAGCCTGTTCTTTGGCACCAAGGATCAGTTGTACACGGCGCTCGAGCCCGAGCTTGCCCGGCGTCGCTTCGTCGTTCTCGACATGCGCCGGGTGCAGTCGGTCGATGTGACCGCCGTGCACCTGCTGAGCCAGATTCGTGACTCGCTGATCGAACGCGATGCCTTCCTGATTTTCAGCAGCCTGTCGCACGTCCTGCCGAACGGACGCAACATCGCCGAGTTCTTCGACCAGATGGAGCTCACCCGGATGACCGAGCATGTCAAGGTGTTCCCCGAACTCGACGACGCGATCGAGTGGATCGAAGACCAGATCCTCGGCCAGAGTCCGGCGCAGGATCCGACCGTGGCGGCGCTGGAACTCAACGACCTCGAACTCTTCCGCGACCACAAGGAAGAGACGCTGATCGATCTCGAGGCCTGTCTCGAACGGCGGACGATCGACAAGGGTGGCAAGGTGTACGCCTTTGGCGATCCGGGCAACGAGCTCTACCTCATCCGCAGGGGTGCGGTTCGCATCACGCTGCCGGCCAACGGCGAGGCGTCGGGTCACCACGCGCTGACCTATGGCCGTGGCGACTTCTTCGGCGGCATGGCGTTCCTGTCGCAGATGACCCGCTTCAACGACGCCACTGCGCTCGAGGAGACCGAGCTCTTCGTATTGCAGCGCGAACAGTTCGAGAAGCTGCGGGAAGAGCACAAGCGCCTGGCCTGCCATCTGGTGGAGGCGGTTGCCAAGGTTCTGGCCCTGCGCCTGCGCTACTCGGACAAGGAACTGATGGCCATGCAGGAGTAG